In Patescibacteria group bacterium, the genomic window GAAATAAAAAAAGGAGTGGATACGGTAATTGGAGAAACCGCAACTCCATCTTATACTGTGCCGTTTAGTAGTATTTGGGATTCACTTGAATATGACACTGAATATGAATGGTACGTTAAATCTTGTTATGACAGAGACGGAACTAATTGTAATGAAGATTTTAGTGATTCTTGGTTTTTTAGAACTGCTGGGACACCTCCAACTAATTTAACTATTGACAATAGTATCATCCCAGTTAAGTTTGATTGGGATGATGTTGAAAAAGCCCCCTCATATAGATATGAAATTTCTGATAATAGTCAAATTGTAGTTACTTCTGCTGTAGAAAATTCAGAAGTTTATGTCGATTATCCCAATCTAGTTCAAAATGAAACGTATTCGTGGAAAGTTAAAACTTGCGTTGACGACCAGGGTAATTATTGCGGAGATTGGAAAAATGGTTCTAATTTTACTACCTTCGAACTTGATATGCCTTGTTTTCCCGAAGGTAGATTGAATGAAGATTGCCCTTCTCCTGAAAACGACGGCAGTCTTTTTACTTATCAAAAAACTATTTCCTGGGAATCAGTTGAAGGAGCAAAAGCTTATCAATATCACATTGATTATATTGAACAAAGCTTAGAAGAAGCTGATAATATAAACTGTGTATCTGGTCAAGTTCTAGTTGAAGATACGATCACTACTAAGCCCTCTGCTCGCATTCCTTTAAAATGTTTAGGCACATATAATTGGTATCTTCAATCTTGTCTTGATACGGAATGCGATGAAACGAGCGACCCAAATCCTCCTGTATTAACTTTTTCATTTATTCAGCCTACTCCTCCAGCTCAATTTGGTCTTGTGCCTTGCGGTAGAGTTTCGGATGATCCTGATACCCTATGGAACGAGAGAGATCCATGTGAGATTAAGCATGTTTTTTTGCTTTTTAAAAATATTATCGATTTCGTTTTATGGAGAATTGGATTAATCGCCCTAGCTTTATTAATAATATTTACTGCAGTTGTTTCATATTTTTCATTGGGAGCACCAGGTACTGTCGTTAATGTAAAACAAATCTGGCAAAGAGCTGGGACAGGTTATTTAATAATGTTTTTAGCTTGGTGGATTATAAACATACTTGTAAATATTGTAGGGTTTACAGATATATGGTGGTCGCTTCCTTTTTAAAAATTTATGATATAATAATTAAATTAATATGCTTCAATTGTTTAAATTATTTTCTAATTTTAAAAAACGTTTGAACTCTGTTTTTTCTTATAATAGGAAAATTCTGATTCTAGGAATAATTCTAGGAATATTTTTATGTGTTTTTAATTTCCAAGCTGCTGAAGCTCTTTATAGTTTAAAGGATCTCAAGAATGACATATTAGGTCCAATAATATATATTTTTACTCTTCCTATCCGGATGGTTTTTGTTGTTCTAGTTCTTGTCATAGGAATTCTAGGCTTAGTAGCTTCAAGTATATTTACCTTTGTTGCTTCCCTATTAAGCTGGTTAATACAAGAATCTTTATCAATCAAGGTGGTCCCAGGGCCCGATACATTTGAAGCAGTTAACGTAGGGTTTGAATTTACTAGGAATTTTGCCAACATGTTTATCATTTTAATCTTAGCTATGATCGGCTTGGCAACAATTCTTAAAATGAGAGAGTATGAAGCACGAAAAATATTGCCCAAGCTCCTTATGGTTGCTCTTTTAATTAATTTCACACCGGTCATGGTTGGATTCATTGTTGATATTGCAAATCTTTTCACTAATTTTTTCTTTACAGAAGTAAGTAATGCTTTTGGCCCTATTGACATCGGTATTGATATAATGGAAGACATGAAAGACCTGCTAGATCCAGATTTTAGCGTTGCTAATCCTAAAGATGTTGTTAACGTTGTAATTCCCATCGTCATAAAGGGAATTATAATGATCATCTTTTACAACATTGCTACTTTTGTTTATCTTTTAGTTTTCCTTTTGTTTTTTGTTCGATTTATAATACTTTGGGTTCTGGTAATTTTAGCGCCAATTGCTTTCTTATCTCAAATCTTACCAGAATCTCCAACAGTTAAAGCGCTTTTTCCTAGCATATTACATTGGAATAAATGGTGGGAAACACTTATCCAGTGGGCAGTTATAGGCATACCTCTTGGTTTTTTCCTTTATCTTTCTGCTTTCATTTTAGACGGAAGGGCAGTGCTAGAACTAAATAATCCTGATAGTCCTTTTGGTGCTATTATTGGAGCTATCTTAGGACCAATGATCGCAATATTTATACTAATTGTTGGAATAATGATTTCTATTGAATCTGCGCCAGGAATTGCCCAACGGATATATGGAGGAGCTAGTAAGCTTGGAAAAAAGGTAGCAAAAATAACAGGAAAGAGAGCAGCATTACCGATTGCAGGAAAAGCTGGAGCAGGAATTCAAGCATGGGGAGAAAGACAAAGGCTGGCTGGTGTTAAAACCCCAGGACAAATAGCAAAAGCAGGAAGGCTTAGAAAATGGGGTTGGGCTTTACGCCGAAAAACAGGAACAATCACAGAGAAAACTGGAAGAAGAATGGTGGTAGCAAAACAAGAATCAGAGACAGCAGATGTAGAAGTTGCAAAAAAGACGACGAAAGGAAAAGCAGAGGGAAAACAAATGGTTAAATTGCAATCAGCTCTGACTAAAAGCGCTCTTCCTGGCGCTACCCCTAAAATAATCGGGACAATGGAAGCTATGATGGAAGATGGAACTTTAGAAAAAGCTGAAAAGGCTGGTATTTTTGGAACAAAAGAATATCAGAAATACGTCAAAGAAGCTGGAAATAGAAACAGAAAATCACTTCAACTTTATGATATGAAAAGGGCGGCTCAAGTAGTAGAACCAGAAAAATGGCAAAAAGGACAAACCAGCATTGATGAAGGTAAAGCTGAAATTGAGAAGGCAGAAATAGCTATCAATCCAATAGAAAAGCTAATGCTTCGTAAAAAAGGCGAGGAACTTATTCATAAAGGAGAAGAAATAAAGAAGGAACCAATAAGGAAAATGCTGGCTGGGATAAAACCTTCGGATATGAAATTAATGTCAGAAAAATCTCTTACAGACGACACTGTAAAGAAAGCCATGGTAGACACGCTTAACGGCAACCAAATGGCTGAAATTGGTAAAAATTTTGGCAGACACATTGTAGAAGGCATACAAAAAGAAATTGAGGGGAAAGAGACTGTTGAGAAAGTCGCTGAGAAAAATCCTCCTCTTACTCTTTGGCTTCATGGAAATGCCGCACAGAATTTAGGATTTAAACTCCCCGGTAAACACTTAGAACGAAGGGAAGTGAAAGAAGTGGTTAACAAGGCACAGAAAAGAATAGAAAATAAGGCTACAATAGGAAAAAGGGAAATGAAGATAAAATACACAGGCAAAGAAACATTAATGTTTAGAGATTATTATAGAAAAGACATATCAGAAAAAGAAAAGGGGCTGATTAAACAAATTGTGACTGAAGAAAAGAAAACAATTCCTCCGGAAGCTGAAATTAAAAGAAGAATTGGAAAAACCGAAAAGAGATTTGGTAAAACGGATGAATCATTGAAGCCGTATCGAGAAAATTTGAAAAAAGCTAAGAAAGCCTGGAAACAAGCGAATAGGCCAACGTCAGGCGATATATATAAGCTTCTAAAAGAAACTGAAAGAAGATTTGAAAATATGGAAAGAAAAGTAAAGAAAACTCAAGAAGCTATAGAAAAAGAAATTGAATCAAAATTAGAAGATCTTTGGAAATAAAAAAAAGGAGTAAAGTTATAAACCTTACTTCCTATGGATTGAATCCCTATGAATAGACACTATGGAGTGGGAGTGGCAGCTCTTATCGCTATGTAATCATCAATATCTGACACTGTAATTCCACGAGCAGAAGATGCAATAATCAAGGAGATATCGGCAACCGTCAAACCACTGTCAATAGCTTTCTGCTGAGCTGGTACACTCGCAAATCGTATTAGAGCTGTTGGAGCTGCTGAAGTTGCTGGAGTTGCTGGAGAGGGAGTTGAGGGGGTAGCTGGAGTAGCTGGAGTAGCTGGAGTAGCTGGAGTTGGAGAGGGAGTTGAGGGGGTAGCTGGAGTAGCTGGAGTTGGAGAGGGAGTTGAGGGGGTAGCTGGAGTAGCTGGAGCTGGAGTAGCTGGAGCTGGAGGAGTCGGTAACTGTGTCAATATAGAATCACTTTCTCTTTGAACTTCAGTCACTTCGTCTTTTAAATCCTGAGTTTTCAAGATTTGGTCAAGAGTTTTCTCTAATTCCTTTACCACTTTTTTCTCCTTCTTGA contains:
- a CDS encoding pilin; amino-acid sequence: MSKFLKIIFILSFLILFPFLVQADDCTNPVSPDDNEINVDPSEDITLNWCSDASANSYYVRIYDAGEISFEEEITTDSKITIPEWYEVFTGDTSYEWEFASCANSDLTKCGESCGDDQTVSECADYNGKWSFETKDMELTPPKLVSPLYDPDELSQIPLVNLDDSLEWEQTETQGWWARSFIYEIKKGVDTVIGETATPSYTVPFSSIWDSLEYDTEYEWYVKSCYDRDGTNCNEDFSDSWFFRTAGTPPTNLTIDNSIIPVKFDWDDVEKAPSYRYEISDNSQIVVTSAVENSEVYVDYPNLVQNETYSWKVKTCVDDQGNYCGDWKNGSNFTTFELDMPCFPEGRLNEDCPSPENDGSLFTYQKTISWESVEGAKAYQYHIDYIEQSLEEADNINCVSGQVLVEDTITTKPSARIPLKCLGTYNWYLQSCLDTECDETSDPNPPVLTFSFIQPTPPAQFGLVPCGRVSDDPDTLWNERDPCEIKHVFLLFKNIIDFVLWRIGLIALALLIIFTAVVSYFSLGAPGTVVNVKQIWQRAGTGYLIMFLAWWIINILVNIVGFTDIWWSLPF